In Candidatus Electrothrix scaldis, the genomic window TCCGCCCGTTTCTCCTTACCCTGATCCCGGTAAGCACAGCCTAGGGTGAAAAGGGAGCTTGGAATGCCGGGATAGAGCGGACGTTGTTTCATCAGGAGCAGGAGAAAGCGCGCGGCCTGGGATGTCTTGCCGGAGCGAGTATGTATTTTGGCCAGAGCAAGCATGACCGAGGGATGTAAGCGGGGCGCATCGCAGAGCTGGTCGTATTCCTGAAAATATGCTTGAAGCTCTTGCTCATTATCCAGAGAAACATATTGGCAAAGCAGTTTGCTGGCAGCTTTATGAAATTCCCCACTTTGCGGGCTACGCTTTTCCAGCTGAAAAAGTCGGATAAGCATATTGATATTATGAGGATCCTTCTTGATTTCTTCCCGAATTTTTTTTCTGAGCTTTGCAGCTTCTTTGTCTGTCAAACTATCAGGAATCTCTAGATTCTGTTGTTTCGGTAAAAGGTGAAATCTTGTCCCCTTTGTTTTTGCAGGTGTACCAAGGTCTACTGTGCGTCCTACCTGTCTTCCCCCTTGAGTTTGAAAAATAAGTCCGATGAAGATACCCGCGAGTAAACCACCTGCAAGCGCGGCCAAGTTTTGCATCTCTGGAAAATTGGCCAAGAGATAAATTTCTTTACTTATCCAGAAGGGAAAGAGAAACCAACCAAATACGGTGGAATGCCGACTGCAAAAGCCCAGTGAGCAGAGAACGCTATTTTTTCTCCCGCAATATATGACCAAATAGGTTCCCATGAGCCCTGCAAGCGCACCAGATGCTCCAAGGAGAGGACCCTGATTGAGAGGCTCAACAAAGCCAAAGGCCAAGGCTGCAAAGGCCCCGGTCATGAGATAAATCCCGAGATAGAGGATGCGGCCAATACCAATTTCTATCCAAGAGCCGACAAACCAGAGAAAGAGCATGTTGCCCACAAGGGGAATGATTCCGTCATGGAGGAATGAGTAAGTCGTAATGCCCAGATAGTTCTTGCGGGCAGGGGAGTAACCAAAACGAAATGCCAGGCTTTGATCAAGCTTTTCTTCAAAGGTCTTGCGCTTTGGGGCCCAATCTGCAAAGCGGGGGTCCGCAGGTGGGATAAGGATCTGCTGGCGGAGCGCGGACTGGAACTGATCATCCTGGATCAGCAATTGAAAGGCCGCTGCGGGTTTTCTGCTATCCTGCAAGACCTCGGGAATGCCCTCGTGGCGGCGTTGAAGGTATTCCTGATAAACCTGCGCCTCTATCTCCAGGAGTCCTGAAGAGCGGGCCCAGGAAACCGCCTGCATGTATCTCTGTTGCTCGCTATGCTGAAAATAAATAAATATTCCTATGTTCAGCAGGATGAGCAAGAGAGTTATAAAGGGAAAACGTCGTTGAGGACCTTCGGAAAGAGGAATAATCAGCATGGGTTCTCCAATTTTCGGCAAGCTCTCTTATCTGTTCCTTGTATCTGCTCTGGAGTGTTAACATTGCGCCAGGAGCTATGGAGGTGCTCAGGAGGCTGAACATGACAGATACCTGTCGTATTGGCTAAGCGACTGATTCTGAGAGAACCCGAGGCAGCAATTGCTTCCAGTTGCGGGCGGCAACGGAAATCATACCAGGCAAGGAGGGGCTCAAGATGACCATTTCCGTGCAGATCAGGTAGGACAGCCCGGACACCGGGTCGGCGTTGGGCAAGAAGCCAATCCAGGCTTTCTGCCTGGACATCGGGTTGATCGCAGGCCATGACCAGCCAAGAGGCCGCACCATGCCAGCGCATAACAGAGAGGATGCCTGCAAGAGGACCTGCCAGCCCTGGGGCATCAGGGATGCGGGGGAGGTGGCTCAATGATTTGGGTATGTCTCCTGAACCGGAGATAACAACTTGATCGACCTTGGGAGAGAGGACTTCTACCGCGTGTTCAAGCCAGGTTTGATTCTTTTCCCTGATAAGATGTTTGGGTCTACCCATTCGGCTGCTTTTACCACCGATCAGTACGCAACCCCAAATGGGTGTTTGTTCCCATGTCGTGCTTATCAGTGATTGGACATGCTCGAAAACCCGATCAACTGAGAGTTGTTCTTTGCTCAGGGTAGCGAGGACAGGTCCTTTATTTTCCTGTGGCAGGTCATGTTGACCATTTGGACCGGAAAGCCAGATTTTGGGAACAGCTGTTGCCGCATGTCCTTCCACGAACACGATATCATAGGAGGAACAGAGCGTAACCAGAAAGGGGATCAGATCCCCTTGTTGATGATGGCGAATAAAGTGCTGTTCTCCAAAAAGGGCAACATCCGCGCCCGCAGAGAAGAAACGATCACTATCCTTACCAGGGGTATCCACCTGGACCTTATGTGCCCCGTCTTTTACCACGGCAACCTGTAGGCCTTGAGAGCGCAGACGGGGGATTAAGGCCTCAATCAGCGTGGTTTTACCTGATCCGCTATACCCACAGATTCCCAGGAGAGGGTAAGGGGTCAGGGGATGTGCCAGCGGATGGGCATCCGGTGTTCTTCCCATAATTAGCTGTTTATTCCTGAAGAAGAATCGGCGAAAATTCCAGCTCTTTTTCCTCGACGCAGCAATTCCTGAACCGCTGCTCTTCCGATATCTGTAAGGTCGAGGGAAAAATCATTTACATAAAGAGCGATATGCTCGGAAATTACCTGCTCATCCAGCTCCTGGGCATGCTCTTTGATGTATGCGGTGCAAGCATCGGGGTGGGCAAAGGCCCAGCGGAGACTGGCAGCTATAGCCTCTTCGGTTTCTTTGATGACCTGTTCACCAAGGCTGGTGCGGGCTGCGATACAACCCAGGGGAATAGGAAGTCCGGTTTCCTGCTCCCACCACTCTCCCAGGTCTTGTACACTGGTCAGCCCATAATTTTGGTAGGTAAATCGGCTTTCGTGAATAATAACACCCGCATCAGCCTTGCCTTCTTGCAGGGCTGTCATGATTTTATCAAAGGGCATCACGATTATTTCGCCGTGAATCGGGAGGTAGAGTTTCAGCAGGAGTGCCGCTGTTGTGTATTTTCCCGGAATGGCTATTCTCCAGGAAGAGGGGGCGTTTTTTTGCTCTGGCCGGGTCACCAGAAGTGGACCGCAGCAACGCCCAAGGGCTGCGCCGGTATTCAGCATAGTGTACTGATTCTGCACATGCCCTAAGGCGTGGAAGGATAATTTTGTTACATCCAGCGTAGCTGCATTGGCCCATTTGTTGAGAGTTTCCACATCTTCAAGTTGCGGAG contains:
- a CDS encoding rhomboid family intramembrane serine protease; protein product: MLIIPLSEGPQRRFPFITLLLILLNIGIFIYFQHSEQQRYMQAVSWARSSGLLEIEAQVYQEYLQRRHEGIPEVLQDSRKPAAAFQLLIQDDQFQSALRQQILIPPADPRFADWAPKRKTFEEKLDQSLAFRFGYSPARKNYLGITTYSFLHDGIIPLVGNMLFLWFVGSWIEIGIGRILYLGIYLMTGAFAALAFGFVEPLNQGPLLGASGALAGLMGTYLVIYCGRKNSVLCSLGFCSRHSTVFGWFLFPFWISKEIYLLANFPEMQNLAALAGGLLAGIFIGLIFQTQGGRQVGRTVDLGTPAKTKGTRFHLLPKQQNLEIPDSLTDKEAAKLRKKIREEIKKDPHNINMLIRLFQLEKRSPQSGEFHKAASKLLCQYVSLDNEQELQAYFQEYDQLCDAPRLHPSVMLALAKIHTRSGKTSQAARFLLLLMKQRPLYPGIPSSLFTLGCAYRDQGKEKRAEKCFQLICKQYPQTIISQQAEEMLTPPYSIAVRR
- the mobB gene encoding molybdopterin-guanine dinucleotide biosynthesis protein B, producing MGRTPDAHPLAHPLTPYPLLGICGYSGSGKTTLIEALIPRLRSQGLQVAVVKDGAHKVQVDTPGKDSDRFFSAGADVALFGEQHFIRHHQQGDLIPFLVTLCSSYDIVFVEGHAATAVPKIWLSGPNGQHDLPQENKGPVLATLSKEQLSVDRVFEHVQSLISTTWEQTPIWGCVLIGGKSSRMGRPKHLIREKNQTWLEHAVEVLSPKVDQVVISGSGDIPKSLSHLPRIPDAPGLAGPLAGILSVMRWHGAASWLVMACDQPDVQAESLDWLLAQRRPGVRAVLPDLHGNGHLEPLLAWYDFRCRPQLEAIAASGSLRISRLANTTGICHVQPPEHLHSSWRNVNTPEQIQGTDKRACRKLENPC
- a CDS encoding 1,4-dihydroxy-6-naphthoate synthase translates to MAPELTIGYSPCPNDTFIFYALMHGKIPLQHIDFAAPQLEDVETLNKWANAATLDVTKLSFHALGHVQNQYTMLNTGAALGRCCGPLLVTRPEQKNAPSSWRIAIPGKYTTAALLLKLYLPIHGEIIVMPFDKIMTALQEGKADAGVIIHESRFTYQNYGLTSVQDLGEWWEQETGLPIPLGCIAARTSLGEQVIKETEEAIAASLRWAFAHPDACTAYIKEHAQELDEQVISEHIALYVNDFSLDLTDIGRAAVQELLRRGKRAGIFADSSSGINS